The Antarcticibacterium sp. 1MA-6-2 genome has a window encoding:
- a CDS encoding carboxypeptidase-like regulatory domain-containing protein has translation MKISIYNLFLFNFISLFTFSQEIEMSGILIDSETKSPIEFANIGVVDKNKGTVSNLDGKFRIKFLPEFSGDSLTISHVIYKTVKIPIKDSKNLVIQLQPNENQLSEIIITNKKKKNRKIGVKS, from the coding sequence ATGAAAATTTCCATTTATAATCTTTTCCTATTCAATTTTATAAGTCTTTTTACCTTTTCGCAGGAAATTGAAATGAGCGGAATTCTTATTGACTCTGAAACCAAAAGTCCTATTGAATTTGCAAACATTGGTGTAGTTGATAAAAATAAAGGAACAGTTTCCAATCTCGACGGAAAATTTAGGATCAAATTTTTACCAGAGTTTTCAGGGGATAGTCTCACAATTAGTCACGTTATATATAAAACTGTAAAAATTCCTATTAAAGATTCAAAAAACCTGGTCATTCAACTTCAACCAAATGAAAATCAATTATCGGAGATTATTATAACGAACAAAAAGAAAAAAAATAGAAAAATTGGAGTAAAAAGTTAA